A region of Moorena producens PAL-8-15-08-1 DNA encodes the following proteins:
- a CDS encoding DUF2499 domain-containing protein, whose protein sequence is MHALSIPTWIIHISSVIEWIAAIWLIWTYGEITGNRAWWALSFAMLPALVSAMCAITWHFFDNQQSLEWMVTVQAAMTVVGNCTLCGAAWWIWRSA, encoded by the coding sequence ATGCATGCTCTATCAATTCCAACTTGGATTATTCACATTTCCAGTGTTATCGAGTGGATCGCTGCAATTTGGTTAATCTGGACTTATGGTGAAATTACTGGCAATCGTGCATGGTGGGCATTGTCTTTTGCCATGTTACCAGCATTGGTCAGTGCGATGTGTGCTATCACCTGGCACTTTTTTGACAACCAACAATCCCTGGAGTGGATGGTTACAGTCCAAGCAGCGATGACGGTTGTAGGTAACTGTACCCTTTGTGGAGCAGCTTGGTGGATTTGGCGTTCAGCGTAG
- a CDS encoding peroxidase family protein, whose protein sequence is MAKKRNTSRDGFRNQLENFGLNNFNWIWDFIQSNDSLKRKVNKTIINNAVYKMPTRPHKLSAMAPYTSWDSLTDRTWIGRHLPPNPEFNKAGNLPPLEDLAVLFRKKEGKTIYSEKSTLLFPYWVQWFTDGFLRTDRYNRLKNTSNHGIDLSPVYGLNRKSTDMLRSNQGGKLKSQIINGEEYPLFYYDDPEQGVVKPEFDGLYEPLNDEKRLDPAKKAKLFAMGVERANVQIGYVMLNVLCLREHNRLCDLLAKHYPDWDDERLFQTARNIVMVVIMKIVVEEYVNHITSYHFNFIVDPPAFTNERWYRQNWMTVEFSLVYRWHSALPETLTYDSKPIPMVDSLWNNEMLINQGLGPLFEETCSQAGSKIGLFNTSEFLIPVELASLDLGRQAQLASYNDYREMCQFPRVTDFDQITGDEDTQRELKRLYGDVNKIEFYVGLYAEDVPQNAAVGALVTRMIAVDAFSQALTNPLLAENIFNEETFSPVGWEVIQNTNTLSDVVNRNTQQQDKSYKVTFDNP, encoded by the coding sequence ATGGCCAAAAAAAGGAATACATCTAGAGACGGATTTAGGAACCAGTTAGAAAACTTTGGGTTAAACAACTTCAATTGGATTTGGGACTTTATTCAAAGCAACGACTCTCTCAAACGTAAAGTCAACAAAACTATCATTAACAATGCCGTCTACAAAATGCCCACTCGTCCCCATAAGTTAAGTGCGATGGCACCCTATACTTCTTGGGACTCATTAACAGACCGAACCTGGATCGGACGACATTTACCCCCCAATCCAGAGTTCAACAAAGCAGGGAACCTTCCCCCTCTCGAAGACCTTGCTGTTTTGTTTCGCAAAAAAGAGGGGAAAACCATCTATTCCGAGAAATCTACCCTGTTGTTTCCCTATTGGGTGCAGTGGTTTACCGACGGCTTTCTGCGCACTGATCGCTACAATAGATTAAAGAATACCTCTAACCACGGCATCGATTTATCTCCCGTCTATGGGTTGAACAGAAAATCTACAGACATGCTGAGATCCAATCAGGGCGGGAAACTGAAAAGCCAGATTATCAATGGTGAAGAATATCCCCTCTTCTATTACGACGATCCAGAACAGGGAGTGGTCAAGCCAGAGTTTGACGGGTTGTATGAGCCGCTCAATGATGAGAAGCGACTAGACCCAGCCAAGAAAGCCAAACTATTTGCCATGGGTGTCGAACGAGCCAATGTCCAAATTGGTTATGTAATGCTTAACGTTCTGTGTCTGAGGGAACACAATCGCCTGTGTGATTTACTGGCTAAGCATTATCCCGATTGGGATGACGAGCGACTCTTCCAAACGGCTAGAAACATCGTGATGGTGGTAATCATGAAAATTGTGGTGGAAGAATATGTTAATCACATTACCTCCTATCACTTTAATTTCATTGTGGATCCCCCAGCGTTTACCAATGAGAGGTGGTATCGCCAGAATTGGATGACAGTAGAATTTAGTTTGGTATATCGTTGGCACAGTGCCCTTCCCGAAACTCTGACCTATGACAGTAAGCCAATTCCCATGGTGGATAGCCTGTGGAATAATGAAATGCTGATCAATCAAGGCTTGGGACCATTGTTTGAGGAGACCTGTTCCCAAGCAGGCAGCAAAATTGGTTTGTTTAACACCTCAGAATTCCTAATACCTGTTGAATTAGCAAGTCTCGACTTAGGTCGTCAAGCTCAACTGGCTAGCTACAATGATTACCGGGAAATGTGTCAGTTTCCTCGGGTGACTGATTTCGATCAGATCACAGGGGATGAAGATACTCAAAGGGAACTAAAACGGTTATACGGTGATGTCAACAAGATTGAATTCTATGTAGGACTCTATGCCGAGGATGTGCCACAAAATGCAGCAGTAGGTGCCCTGGTTACCCGAATGATAGCAGTTGATGCCTTTTCCCAAGCATTGACCAATCCCTTGTTGGCAGAAAATATCTTCAACGAAGAAACTTTTTCCCCGGTCGGTTGGGAAGTAATACAAAACACCAATACTCTCTCAGATGTGGTAAACCGCAATACTCAACAGCAGGATAAAAGCTATAAAGTAACATTTGACAATCCGTAA
- a CDS encoding ABC transporter substrate-binding protein has protein sequence MRRWRPILLLVAFVLTIVLSNCVSPSNWIGQNTPPSPTPTVSESPSPSPTPTPTPTPTPTPSPSPSPSPTPTPTPTPTPTPTPTKPPKDSKGRTIVYGAVGQPENLEPGNISDRESLVVQKQIYNRLVEYKLGTIELEPGLATDWEASRNSRVWTFKLRQGVKFHDGTNFDAEAVKFNVERWWDPENKYGYRDKDRKYQIWADLFGGFKGKSKSLLQEIVIKDKYTIQFVLKQPLTIFPAMIGSGYFGIASPTAIKKAGSKYGRDSSLAVGTGPFKFKEWRNGKEIILEKNPNYWKPNLPKAEKVIVRFIPDIGKRLTMLKSGEIDFTSDLVPKQLENLVGEANLKSIFRPSFNVGYLSLNTNYKPLSKQKVRIAIALGINHQKIVEKYWQGLGESDAHFTPPLLDWSESPNFGSYKYDPQLAKQLLREAGYAKGFDLELWYMKIFRPYYPDPKAIAQAIADDLGKIGIKVTLKTKPWKDYLKDRQKSPGFQGFILGWTGEYGDPDNFYYSHFGPNATADLGRWKNNQILRLLETGRKTQDKDARARIYRQVDKILFEEAVRIPIVHSQPLLGKRANIQGWKPSPLGSESFETVDKI, from the coding sequence ATGAGGCGATGGCGACCCATACTGTTGCTTGTGGCTTTTGTCCTAACTATAGTTCTCTCTAACTGCGTTAGCCCTTCTAATTGGATTGGTCAAAATACCCCTCCCAGTCCTACTCCTACTGTTTCTGAGAGTCCTAGTCCCAGCCCTACTCCTACTCCTACTCCTACTCCTACTCCTACTCCTAGTCCCAGCCCTAGTCCCAGCCCTACTCCTACTCCTACTCCTACTCCTACTCCTACTCCTACTCCAACTAAACCTCCTAAGGATTCCAAGGGCAGGACTATCGTTTACGGAGCAGTGGGACAACCAGAAAACCTAGAACCAGGTAATATCAGCGACCGGGAATCCCTGGTTGTCCAGAAACAAATTTACAATCGCCTGGTGGAATACAAGCTGGGAACGATTGAACTGGAACCGGGATTAGCTACTGATTGGGAAGCGTCTCGCAATAGCAGAGTTTGGACATTTAAACTGCGCCAAGGGGTGAAGTTTCATGACGGGACTAATTTCGATGCTGAAGCGGTTAAGTTCAATGTCGAGCGTTGGTGGGACCCGGAAAACAAATACGGCTATCGCGATAAAGACAGAAAGTATCAAATTTGGGCTGATTTATTTGGTGGCTTCAAGGGAAAGTCTAAATCCCTATTACAAGAGATAGTCATCAAAGATAAGTATACAATTCAATTTGTCCTGAAACAGCCCTTAACCATTTTTCCAGCTATGATTGGGTCAGGCTACTTTGGTATCGCTAGCCCAACAGCCATCAAGAAAGCAGGTTCTAAGTATGGTCGTGACTCATCTCTAGCAGTAGGGACAGGTCCATTTAAATTCAAAGAGTGGCGTAATGGCAAGGAAATTATCCTAGAAAAAAACCCAAACTACTGGAAACCAAACCTACCTAAAGCAGAAAAGGTAATCGTGCGGTTCATCCCGGATATTGGGAAGCGGCTGACCATGTTGAAATCTGGAGAAATTGACTTCACTTCAGACCTAGTTCCTAAGCAATTAGAAAATTTAGTTGGTGAGGCTAACCTCAAATCTATTTTCCGTCCCTCCTTCAACGTCGGATATCTATCCCTCAATACCAACTACAAACCCCTGTCCAAACAAAAGGTACGGATTGCGATCGCATTAGGAATTAATCACCAAAAGATTGTCGAAAAATATTGGCAGGGTTTAGGAGAGAGTGATGCTCACTTCACCCCACCCCTACTGGATTGGTCTGAGTCACCCAATTTTGGTAGCTATAAATATGATCCACAGCTAGCCAAGCAACTGCTGAGGGAAGCTGGCTACGCCAAAGGCTTTGACCTTGAACTGTGGTATATGAAAATTTTCCGCCCCTACTATCCTGATCCCAAAGCGATCGCCCAAGCAATAGCTGATGACTTAGGTAAGATTGGCATCAAGGTTACTTTAAAAACCAAACCCTGGAAAGATTATCTCAAAGACCGACAAAAGTCTCCTGGTTTCCAAGGATTTATATTGGGCTGGACTGGGGAATATGGGGACCCAGATAACTTCTACTATTCCCACTTCGGACCTAATGCTACCGCTGACCTTGGACGTTGGAAGAATAACCAAATCCTACGGCTATTGGAAACCGGTCGTAAGACCCAAGACAAAGATGCTAGAGCAAGAATCTATCGCCAAGTCGATAAAATTTTATTTGAAGAAGCCGTGCGCATTCCCATTGTCCACTCCCAACCGCTTTTAGGTAAGCGCGCCAATATTCAAGGCTGGAAGCCCAGTCCACTGGGTTCAGAATCCTTTGAAACTGTGGATAAGATTTAG
- a CDS encoding DUF3593 domain-containing protein gives MISKETLFAISLFPYLGFLWFITRSGQTPRLALIGFYVLLVFVFITIPAGIYSEVAYHEALADVDWLHGSAEFFLTLSNTLVVLGFRQAIMEHLAKGTGSRE, from the coding sequence ATGATTTCTAAAGAGACATTATTTGCTATTTCCCTATTTCCTTACCTAGGATTCTTATGGTTTATCACTCGTTCTGGACAAACACCCCGTTTAGCGCTAATCGGATTTTACGTCCTCTTGGTGTTTGTTTTTATTACCATCCCAGCTGGAATTTATTCTGAGGTAGCTTATCATGAAGCATTAGCTGATGTGGATTGGCTACATGGCAGTGCTGAGTTTTTTTTAACCCTGTCCAATACTTTAGTAGTATTGGGCTTCCGACAAGCAATTATGGAACATCTAGCAAAGGGAACAGGGAGTAGGGAGTAG